The Cellulomonas oligotrophica sequence CCGTCCGCTCGAGATCGAGCCGGCCGAGGACTCGCGCGGCGTGCGGCGCAAGGGCTACCGCGCCGACGCCCTGCGCCAGCGTCTGTCCCGGGTGTTCTACGAGGACCGGATCGAGCCCGTGACCCCGGCCGAGCTCGAGGCGGCGCACTCGCACGGCGACCACGACGCGCTGGGCTCCGACCAGGAGAAGGCCCCGGCCGAGCTCCTGGCCGGCGGCGCACCGGTCGGCGGCGGGACGCACCTCGTCGCAGGTCCGAGCGATGAGACGGGACCCGACGCGCGGAACAGCTGATCCTGGGTGAGAGTTGACCAGGGATGACGGACCCCTTCGCGGTGTCCGCCCACCACGGTGGGTGGGCACCGCGAAGGCGTTTCAGGGATGCCGCGGCGCTCGTCTGCGGCCCGATGCAGGAGAGGCAACCAGATGGCTGACTACACGCTCCCCGACCTGCCCTACGACTATGCGGCGCTCGAGCCGCACATCTCGGGGCGGATCATGGAGCTGCACCACGACAAGCACCACGCCGCCTACGTGGCAGGGGCCAACGCCGCGCTGGAGAAGCTCGCGGAGGCACGCGAGTCCGGTGACTTCGCCACGGTCAACCTGCAGGAGAAGAACCTCGCGTTCAACCTCGGGGGGCACGTCAACCACTCGGTGTTCTGGCAGAACCTCTCCCCCGAGGGCGGTGACCGTCCCACCGGCGAGCTCGCCGCTGCGATCGACGAGTTCTTCGGCTCGTTCGAGGGCTTCCAGAAGCACTTCGCGGCCAACGCCCTCGGCATCCAGGGCTCGGGCTGGTCGATCCTCGGCTGGGACTCCGTCGGGCAGAAGCTCGCGATCTTCCAGCTCTACGACCAGCAGAGCAACTACCCCCTGGGCCTCGTCCCGATCGTCGTGCTCGACATGTGGGAGCACGCCTTCTACCTCGACTACGTCAACGTCAAGGCCGACTACGTCAAGGCCTGGTGGAACATCGTCAGCTGGGCCGACGCGGCCGAGCGCTTCGCGCGCGCCCGCACGCAGACGGCCGGGCTCATCGTCCCCGCCTGACGACGCACGCCGCGCTCCGTGCCGCCCGACGGCACGGGCCCGCCTCACCGACAGCCGCTCGCCCCTCGGGTGAGCGGCTGTCGGCGTCTGCGCGTGGGACGAGGCGGGCCCGGGTCGGCACGGTCTGCATGCCCGCCTCAGAGGGCGCGGCCAGCCCCTGCGCGCCTCTGAGGCAGGCTCTAGGAGCCGCGCACGACGGGCCGGCAGGAACCCGCCGCCAGGCGGTCCGAGGGACGCGACCAGAGGCACACAGCCGGGGCCCGGCACCATGTCGGTGCCGGGCCCCGGTGTGCATGCCCCGCAGGGGCGACGCCGTCCTGACGTCAGTGCGCGTGCTGGCCGCGGGAGTACTCGAACACCCAGCCGACGAGGCCGATGGCACCGAGCGCCGTCGCGGGGGCCATGAGCCACCAGCCCACGGCCAGCGCGACGAAGGCGATGGATGCCGCCAGTGCGATGACCAGGGGCCACCAGCTCCACGGGCTGAAGACGCCCTGGTTGCCGGCACCCTGCTCGATGTCGCCGAGCTCGTCGTCCTCGGGGCGAGGGTCGATGCGCCGCGCCAGGAGCGCGAAGTAGCCGCCGATCATGCCGACGAGGCCACCGACGAGCGGGATGCCCACGGTCCCGACGGGCTCGCCGTCCGACCAGAGGCCGTAGATGAGGCCGACCGGGAAGAAGAACAGGATCCCGTAGAGGAAGAGCTTCGCCTCGATCTTCATCGCTGGTCCTCCGGACGGTCCTCGGGGCGGTCATCGGCGATCGTGGTCGTCGACTGCTCCTGCTCGCCGGTGCCGTTCTCGACCCGGCGGTTGGCCTCGCTCACCTCACCGGTGCGCTGCGCCTCCCAGTCGAACGGGCCCGGGTCGGGCTCGACGTGGTCCATGGCGGCGACCTCGGGGTGGTGCAGGTCGAACGCGGGACGCTCCGAGCGGATGCGCGGCAGCGACGTGAAGTTGTGCCGCGGCGGTGGGCAGCTCGTCGCCCACTCGAGGGACGCGCCGTAGCCCCACGGGTCGTCCACGGTGACCTTCGGCGCCTTGCGCCACGTGATGTAGACGTTCCAGAGGAACGGCAGCGTCGAGGCCGCCAGGACGACCGAGCCGATCGTCGACAGCTGGTTCATCCACGTGAAGCCGTCCGCCGGCGAGTAGTCCACGTACCGGCGCGGCATGCCGATGACGCCGAGCCAGTGCTGCACGAGGAAGGTGGTGTGGAACCCGAAGAACAGGACCCAGAAGTGGATCTTCCCGAGGCGCTCGTCGAGCATGCGCCCCGTGAACTTGGGCCACCAGAAGTAGAACCCGGCGAACATGGCGAACACGACGGTGCCGAACACCACGTAGTGGAAGTGCGCCACGACGAAGTAGGTGTCGGACAGGTGGAAGTCGAGCGCCGGGCTCGACAGGATCACGCCGGTGAGCCCGCCGAAGAGGAAGGTCACGAGGAAGCCGATGGTCCACAGCATCGGCGTCTCGAACGTGATCTTCCCGCGCCACATCGTGCCGATCCAGTTGAAGAACTTCACCCCGGTGGGCACGGCGATGAGCATCGTCATGAAGGAGAAGAACGGCAGCAGGACCGCGCCGGTCACGTACATGTGGTGCGCCCACACGGTGACCGACAGCGCCGCGATCGCGATCGTCGCGTAGACCAGGCCCTTGTAGCCGAAGACCGGCTTGCGGCTGAACACCGGCAGGATCTCGGTGACGATGCCGAAGAACGGCAGGGCGATGATGTAGACCTCGGGGTGCCCGAAGAACCAGAACAGGTGCTGCCAGAGCAGCGCACCGCCGTTGTCGGGGTTGAACACCTGGGCGCCGAGCCGCCGGTCCGCGCCGAGGGCGAACAGCGCCGCGGCCAGGGGCGGGAACGCCATGAGCACGAGCAGCGACGTCACCAGCGTGTTCCAGGTGAAGATCGGCATCCGGAACATCGTCATGCCGGGCGCGCGCATCGTGACGATCGTGGTGATGAAGTTGACGGCCCCGAGGATGGTGCCGAACCCGCCGAGGGCGAGGCCGAACACCCACAGGTCTCCCCCGACCCCTGGTGAGTACACGGTGCTCGACAGCGGCGCGTAGGCGAACCACCCGAACGAGGCGGCGCCCTGCGGCGTGAGGAACCCGGCGGCGGCGATCAGACCGCCGAAGAGGTACAGCCAGTACGCGAACATGTTGAGCCGCGGGAACGCGACGTCGGGCGCGCCGATCTGCAGCGGCATGATGATGTTGGCGAAGCCGGCGAACAGCGGCGTCGCGAACAGCAGCAGCATGATCGTGCCGTGCATCGTGAACGCCTGGTTGTACTGCTCCTTGGACTGGAAGATGTCCACCCCGGGAGCGAAGAGCTCGGCGCGGATCAGCAGCGCCAGGATGCCGCCGATCGCGAACCACACGAACGACGTGATCAGGTACATGTACCCGATCGTCTTGTGGTCCGTCGACGTCATCCACTTGACGATCGTGCGGCCCAGGGTCTGGCGCTGGGGCGCCAGACCGGGGATCACCTCGGTGTGCGCTGCCATCAGTCCTCGACCTCCGCGACGTCGTTCAGGTCCTGCTGACGGCTGTACTCCAGGCCGAGGGCGCCCGTCTGGCCCTGGTCCCGCAGCTCCTGCATGTGGGCGTCGTACTCCTCGCGGGAGACGACCTCGACGTTGAACAGCATCGCCGAGTGCTCCTCGCCGCAGAGCTCGGCGCACTTGCCGACGTAGCTGCCCTCACGCGTCGGGGTGACCTGGAAGGTGTTGGTGTGCCCGGGGATCATGTCCATCTTGAACAGGAACGCCGGCACCCAGAAGGAGTGGATGACGTCGCGCGAGTCGACGGTGAACTCCACCCGCTCGTCGACGGGCAGGTACAGCGTGACCTGCTCGCCCAGGACCGACTCGTCGGAGCCGATGTCCTGCGCGTGCTGGCCCGTCTCGTAGACGTCCTCGTCGAGGTAGTTGAAGTCCCAGCTCCACTGCTTGCCGATGACCTGGATGTTCACGTCGGGCTCGGCGGACGTGTCCGTCAACGCCATGGTGTCGCGGTTCGTGTAGTAGAAGAGCACGCCGACCATGACGATCGGCAGGATCACGTACATGACCTCGAGCGGCACGTGGTAGCGCAGCTGGACGGGGAGCGTGTCGTCGTCCTTGCGCTTGCGGTAGACCGCGACGCACCACAGGATCAGCCCCCACGTGATGGCGCCGACCGCGAGGGCGGCGATCCACGAGCCGACCCACAGGGAGACGACGCGACCGGTCTGGTCGGTGACCTCCTGGTCGGAGTAGCCGGGGAGCCAGCCACGCTGGACCACGTCGGAGCAGCCGCTGAGCACGAGCGCGGCGACCGTGACCAGCACGGCGGCGGCCACGGCTCGGCGTGTGCGGCGGGGGGAATCCGGGTGCACGGGGGGCCTTCCACTCTCGTCCCGCTGACCTGGCGCCCATCTCCGGGCGCGGGGCCGTTGGGACCTTCGTCCTCGACCCGTGCAGCGTAGCGCGCCGTGCCGCGGATCACGTCCTCCGGGGCGCGGATGACGACGCCGTGTCAGCACCGTCACACCCGAGGCCCGGCGCAGGACGACGAGCGGCACCCGACCGGGGCGACGCGCTAGCGTGCCGAGGTGAGCGACGCACCCCCTCCTCCGCGCACCGTCCTGGACGTCGCCGGGCACGCTCCCCTGCGCCCGGGCGCCCGGCAGGCGCTGCTCGAGGCCGTCGAGCAGGGCTGGGCCGACCCGCGCCGCCTGTTCGCCGAGGCGCGCCGCGCCCGGATGCTCCTCGACGGCGCCCGCGAGGCCGTCGCCGGCGTGCTCGGCGTGCGGACGTCGGAGGTCGACCTCGCCCCGTCGCACACGGCCGCGCTGCACTCGGCGGTCCGCACCGTCGCCCGGGGGCGGCGCCGGGTCGGCACCGACGTCGTGGTCAGCGCGGTCGAGCGCGCGTCCGTGCACGCCGCCGCCGCGCACGCGACCGCGGCGCACGGGGGTCAGGTGCGCACCGTCGGCGTCGACGGGTCCGGCCGGGTCGACCTCGACGCGTTCACCCGCGCGCTGCAGGGGCCCGTCGCCCTGGCCGCGCTGCAGCACGCCAACGGCGAGGTCGGCACCCTCCAGCCCGTCGAGGCCGCCCACGACGCGGCCCGCGCCGCCGGTGTGCCGCTGCTCGTCGACGCGGGCGCGAGCGTCGGGCACGTCGCGGTGGGACCCTGCGGCGACCTGGTCGCCGCGGACGCCGGCGACTGGGGCGGGCCCGCCGGCGTCGGCGTCCTCGTCACCCGCACCGGGGTGCGCCGCTCCCCGGACGGTCCTGAGGACGAGGACCGGTGGTTCCCGGGCGGCACGTGGGTCCCGCTCGCGCTGGCCGCGGCGGTCGCGCTGCAGGAGGCCGAGGCGGGGCGGGCGGACGCCGACGCGCACCGCCGGGCCCTGGTCGCCCGTGTGCGCGATCACGTCGCGGCGCACGTCCCCGACGTGGAGGTCGTCGGCGACGCCGTGGACCGGCTCCCGCACGTCGTGACGTTCTCGTGCCTGTTCGTCGACGGCGAGGCGCTCGTGACGCGCCTGGACCAGGAGGGGATCGGCGTGGGTTCCGGGTCGGCGTGCACGTCGAGCGCGCTCGAGCCCAGCCACGTGCTGGCGGCGATGGGCGTGCTCACGCACGGCAACGTCCGGCTCTCGCTGCCCGTCGACGTGCGCGCCGGCGACGTGGACCGGTTCCTCGACGTCCTGCCCCGGGCCGTCGCCGACGTGCGGTCGACGCTCGGGGCGCAGGGCCTGTGACCCCCGCCGGGACGGACACCGACGCACCCGTGGTGGTCGACGCACGGGGTCTGCGCTGCCCGCTGCCCGTCGTGCGCGCCGCTGCCGCCGCCCGCGACCGGCCGGGGGGCACGGTCCTCACCGTCCTGGCGACGGACCCGGCGGCCGCCCTGGACCTGCCCGCGTGGGCGCGCATGCGGGGTCACGCGCTGCTGGACGTGCGCGAGCCCGGCCCGGGGCGCGCGGCGTGGGAGGTCGACGTCCGGCTCGCAGCGCCACCGTCACCCTGACGTCCCGGCAGCGTTCCCGCACCGGTCGACGACCTCCGCGTGCCGCGCCCCGGGGACGACGACGGCCCACGACCGAGGGTCGTGGGCCGTCGAGCACCGCCCGCGCGGGCGGGGGCGGTCAGCTGAACGAGCCGCCGCACGCGCAGGCCGAGCCCGCGTTCGGGTTGTCGATCGTGAAGCCCTGCTTCTCGATCGTGTCGGCGAAGTCGATCGTCGCCCCCTCGAGGTACGGCACGCTCATGCGGTCCACGACGACCTCGACACCGTCGTAGTCGCGGGTCGCGTCGCCGTCGAGCAGACGCTCGTCGAAGTACAGCTGGTAGATCAGGCCGGAGCACCCGCCGGGCTGCACGGCCACGCGCAGGCGCAGGTCGTCACGGCCCTCCTGCTCGAGCAGGCTGCGCACCTTGTCGGCAGCCACGTCGGTCAGCTGGACGCCGTGCGTCGTGGTGGTGGTCTCGCTCATGTCACTCCCGAGTTCGCCGGTCACGGTCCTCGACGATCCAGCAACACCGCCGGCGGGGCCGTTGTTCCCCACCAGCGTACGCGCGCGCACGGGGTGCCCCGCGGGACGCGGTCACGGTGCGGGGGACCAGGTCCGGGCGACCCGCGCGGCACGGACGGCGAGCGTGGTGGCGGGGTCGGCCAGGGCGCGGGCGACGGCCTCGGGGCCCTCGGCCACGGCATAGGCGGCGGCGACGCCCGCGGCGGCCAGCTCGCGACGGCCGACGGTGACCTCGCCCGAGACGACCACCGTCGGCACCGCCTGCGGCAGCGCCCGCGCCGCGACCTCGGCGACGACCTTGCCGTGCAGCGACTGCCAGTCGGTGCGCCCCTCCCCCGTGACGACGAGGTCGTGCGCGGCGACCCGCCCGGCGAGCCCGACGGCGTCGGCCACCAGCGCGGCGCCCGGCAGCAGGCGCGCGCCCAGCAGCGCGAGCGCGAAGCCGAGCCCCCCGGCGGCGCCCGCGCCCGGCAGACCCGCGAGCCGTGCGGCGGCCGAGCGTCCCCGCGGCCGGTCCGACGAGCCGCCCAGCAGGTCGGGCCGCACGTCGGCGCCCGCGGCGGCGGCGGCCGCGTGCGCGAACGCGCCCAGCGCCCGTTCGAGGTCCTGCGCCTGCTGCGGCGAGGCGCCCTTCTGCTCCGAGAACCCGGCCGAGGCGCCGTGCAGCCCCAGCAGCGGCACGTCGACGTCCACCGCGGCGACCAGGTCCAGGTGGCGCAGGGCGGCGCGCAGCGGGCCCAGCCACGCGAGGTCCAGCGCCGGGACGTCCGCGAGCGCGAGCCCGCCGTGCGCGAGCACCGCCGCACCGGGCGGGACGAGGCCGGGGACCAGGGCCCGCCCGAGCGCCAGGAGCATGCCGGCGCCGGCGTCGTTGGTCGCGGACCCGCCGAGCCCGACGACGACCCGGGTGGCGCCGGCCGCCACGGAGGCGGCCACGAGCTCGCCGACGCCCGTGGTCGTGGTCCGGGTGGGGTCGCGGCGGTCGGCGGGCACGAGCGCCAGGCCCGCGGCCTGCGCGGACTCCACCCACGCGCCCGACCCGGCGCGCAGCACCACGGCGGGTGCGGGCCGGCCGAGCGGGTCGGTGACGGTCGCGGGGACGAGGTCGCCGCCGAGCGACGCGTGCAGGGTGGCGACGAAGCCGGGCCCGCCGTCGGCGAGGGGGCAGGTGGTGACCGTGTCGTGGGGGGCGCCCTCGAGCCAGCCCGCACGCAGGGCGTCCGCCGCCCGGGCGGCGGTGAGGCGGTCGCCGAAGGAGTCGGGGGCGAGGAGGACGCGCACGCCCCGATCGTGGCACGCGCGCAGGCGGCCGACGTCACGGGGCCGACGTGCGACGCTGTGCGAGGATCTTCCCTGTGAGCGTCTCCACGTCCGCACCGGGCCCCGCCTCCCCCGCCGGCTTCGCCGAGCCCGCGCCGTCGGCGCTGCTGCTGCTCGGGCGGGGCGTCGACCTGGCCTCCGAGCGGGGCGTCGAGTGCGTCGGCGACCTGCCGGCCGCGTCGGACCCGGACCTGGTCGAGCGTGCACGCGTGGCGCGGGCGGCGCTGGGCGACCGGGCGTTCGTGCTGGGGCACCACTACCAGCGCGACGAGGTCATCGCGTTCGCCGACGTCACGGGCGACTCGTTCAAGCTCGCGCGCGAGGCGGCCGCGCGGCCCGACGCCGAGCACGTCGTGTTCTGCGGCGTGCACTTCATGGCGGAGTCCGCGGACATCCTCACCTCGGACGCCCAGCAGGTCGTGCTGCCGGACCTGGCCGCGGGCTGCTCGATGGCGGACATGGCGGCGATCGACCAGGTCGAGGACGCGTGGGACGTGCTCGTCGACGCGGGCGTCGCGCAGGACACCGTGCCCGTCACGTACATGAACTCGACCGCGGCGATCAAGGCCTTCACGGGTCGGCACGGCGGGACGGTGTGCACGTCGTCCAACGCGCACGTGGCGCTGCGGTGGGCCTTCGACCGGGTCGGGGGCGTCGGCGGCCGCGGCAAGGTGCTGTTCATGCCCGACCAGCACCTGGGGCGCAACACGGCCGTCCTCGGCCTGGGGCTGAGCCTGGACGACTGCGTCGTGTACGACCCGCGGCGGCCCGGCGGCGGGCTGACGACCCAGCAGCTGCGGGACGCGCGGATGATCCTGTGGCGCGGTCACTGCTCGGTGCACGGGCGGTTCTCGGCCCGCAACGTCGAGCAGGTGCGCGAGCGGGTCCCGGGCGTGAACGTGCTGGTGCACCCCGAGTGCACGCACGACGTCGTCACGGCGGCCGACATGGTCGGCTCGACGGAGTACATCATCAAGGCCCTCGACGCGGCCGAGCCCGGCTCGTCGTGGGCGGTCGGCACCGAGCTGAACCTCGTGCGGCGGCTCGCGGCGGCGCACCCCGAGCTGACGGTGCACTACCTGGACAGCACGGTGTGCTTCTGCTCGACGATGAACCGCATCGACCTGCCGCACCTGGTGTGGACGCTCGAGCAGCTCGTCGCCGGTCGTGTGCCGAACCGGATCGTGGTGGACCCGGACGACGCGCACTGGGCCCGCGTGGCCCTGGACCAGATGCTGGCCCTGCCGGGGCACTGACGGGGGAACCGGAGCGCGACCGGGGCGTGCCGGCGCGCAGGAGGGGGACGACGATGTCCACGCAGGCACCGCTGCGGATCGGCGTGCTGGTGTTCGACGACGCCGAAGAGCTCGACGTCGTTGGCCCGTTCGAGGTGCTCGCGTCGTGGGCGGCGCACAGCGCGCTGCACCCGGAGGTCGTGACGTTCTCGCCCGACGGCAGCGGGGTGCGGTGCGCGAAGGGCCTGTCCCTGGTGCCGGACACCGCCGCCGCCGACGTCGGTCCCCTGCACGTGCTGGTCCACCCGGGCGGGCGCGGCACACGCCGGCTCATGGTCGACGCGGAGCACCTGGCGTGGGTCCGGGCGATGCGGGCGACCACGCCCCTGATGACGAGCGTGTGCACGGGCGCGCTGGTGTACGCGGCGGCAGGGCTGCTCGCGGGGCGGCCCGCCACGACGCACCACGGCGCCGTCGACGAGCTCGTGCAGGCCGACCCGAGCGTGCTGGTCGACACCGAGGCCCGGTTCGTCGACGACGGGGACGTCGTGACGTCCGCGGGGGTGTCGGCGGGCATCGACATGGCGCTGCACCTCGTGGCGCGCCTGGAGTCGGTCGAGGCCGCGCGGGCGACGCGCCGCGGCATCCAGTACGACCCCGCCCCGCCCGTCTGACGCTGCGGCGGCCCGCTAGCCTCGGCGCCGTGACGCGCGCCCTCCACCTCGCCCTGGCCACCCTGCGACCCCGCCGCCCGGTCCCCGGGCAGCACGTCCTCGACCCGTCGGTGACGCGCCTGCGTGTGCGGCCCGGGGACCTCGACCTGTACCGGCACGTCAACAACGGCGTGTACCTGCAGATGATGGACGTCGCGCGCAGCAACTTCCTCGCGGACCTCGGGGCGACCCAGCTGCTGGCGGCGCGCGGCTGGTACCCCGTCGTGGCCGCGTCGACCATGACCTACCGCCGGTCGCTCACGCTGGGCCAGCGCTTCGAGATCACCACCCGTGTGCTCGGCTGGGACCCCCGGGTGGTGTTCCTGGAGCAGGTGTTCACGCGCGGCGGCGAGCACGTGGCGCGCGGGTGGGTCGCCGGGCGGTTCCTGTCCCGCGACGGCGGGCGGGTGCCCGCACCGGACGTCGTCGCGGTGCTGGAGCACGCACCCGCGACCAGCCCGGAGCTGCCGGCCGAGGTCGCCGCGTGGGCGGCCGCGGTGGACGTCGCCCACCGCTGACCGGCCCCGGCCGACCGTCGGCCGGTGCGGCGGGTCAGCACGTCGCCGCGACCGCCTCCAGCAGGAGCGCCTCGGCGAGGACGACCTTCTCCAGCTCGCCCAGGTGCACGGACTCGTCGGCACCGTGGGCGCGCGAGTCGGGGTCCTCGACGCCCGTGACGAGGATCGCGGCCCCGGGGAGCTCCTCGAGCAGGTCGCTGATGAACGGGATCGACCCGCCGATGCCGATGTCGACCGGGTCGGTGCCCCACGCCTGGGCGAACGCCCAGCGTGCGGAGCGCATCGCGGGCGAGTCGGCGGGCGCCTGGAACGGCCGGCCCTGCTCGCCCTCGGTGACCGTGACCCGCGCCCCGAAGGGGGCGTGGCCCTCCAGGTGCGCGCGCACGGCCGCCATCGCGGCGGCGGGGTCCTGCCCGGGTGCCACCCGCACGGAGAGCTTGGCCGTGGCGCTCGGGGCGATCGTGTTGGAGGCGCTGGCGGTGCGCGGGGCGTCGAAGCCGATCACGGAGATCGCCGGCCGGGTCCACATCCGCGCGGTCAGCGGCCCCGTGCCGGCGAGGCGGACGCCGGGCAGCACGCCCGCGTCGGCGCGCAGGTCGGCCTCGTCGAGGTCGACCGCCGGGTCGGGCGCGTGCACGAGCCCGGCCACGGCGACGTCGCCGTGCTCGTCGTGCAGGGTGGCGACCAGCCGGGCGAGGAGCGTCGGCGCGTCCAGCACCGGACCGCCGAACATGCCCGAGTGCACGGCGTGGTCGAGCACCGCGACCTCGACGGTGAGGTCGACCAGCCCGCGCAGCGACGTCGTCAGGCCGGGCACCCCGACCTTCCAGTTGGAGGAGTCGGCGACGACGATGACGTCGGCGGCGAGCAGGTCGCGGTGGGTGCGCAGGAAGTCGACGAAGGTCGGCGAGCCGATCTCCTCCTCGCCCTCGACGAACACCGTCACGCCGACGCCGAGCTCGTCGCCGAGCGCGCGCAGCGCGCCGAGGTGCGCGACGACGCCGGCCTTGTCGTCGGCGGCGCCGCGCCCGAAGAGCCGCTCGCCGCGGGCCGTGGGCTCGAAGGGGGCGCTGGACCAGGAGGCGTCGTCGCCCGGCGGCTGGACGTCGTGGTGGGCGTACAGCAGCACGGTGGGCGCTCCCGCGGGCGCGGGCCGGCGGGCCACGACGGCCGGCGCCCCGACCCGCCCGTCCGCACCGGTGACCCGCAGCACCTGCACGTCGGGCATCCCGGCGCCCGTGAGCAGCGCCGCGACCGCGTCGGCGGAGGCCTGCACGTGCGCCTGGTCGAACTCCGGGTTCGACACCGACGGGATCCGCACGAGGTCCTCGAGGTCGGCGCGCACGCCGGGGAACAGGTCGCGGACCCGGGTGCGCAGCTCCTCGACGCGGCCGGGGGCGAGGGCGGGCGGGACGGGCGCGGGGTGCGGGGCGGAGGTCACGGCCGATCACCGTACTCGACTACCCTGGACCCGTGTTCGGACGCAGCAAGACCACCCAGACCACCGACGCCCCGGTGGAGGAGTCCTCGACCCCCGGTGCCGCCGGCCAGGGCAAGGGACGTCCGACGCCTTCGCGCAAGGAGGCCGAGGCCCGCAACCGCCGGCCCCTGGTGCCGACCGACCGCCGCGCCGCGGCCCGCGAGGAGCGGGCCCGTGCCCGGGCCCAGCGCGAGCTGGAGTACCAGGCCATGCGCACCGGCGACGAGCGTCACATGCCGCCTCGGGACCGCGGGCCGGTGCGCCGGTTCATCCGCGACCACGTCGACTCGCGGTGGAACCTCGGCGAGCTGTTCCTGCCGCTCGCCGCGG is a genomic window containing:
- a CDS encoding dipeptidase, with product MTSAPHPAPVPPALAPGRVEELRTRVRDLFPGVRADLEDLVRIPSVSNPEFDQAHVQASADAVAALLTGAGMPDVQVLRVTGADGRVGAPAVVARRPAPAGAPTVLLYAHHDVQPPGDDASWSSAPFEPTARGERLFGRGAADDKAGVVAHLGALRALGDELGVGVTVFVEGEEEIGSPTFVDFLRTHRDLLAADVIVVADSSNWKVGVPGLTTSLRGLVDLTVEVAVLDHAVHSGMFGGPVLDAPTLLARLVATLHDEHGDVAVAGLVHAPDPAVDLDEADLRADAGVLPGVRLAGTGPLTARMWTRPAISVIGFDAPRTASASNTIAPSATAKLSVRVAPGQDPAAAMAAVRAHLEGHAPFGARVTVTEGEQGRPFQAPADSPAMRSARWAFAQAWGTDPVDIGIGGSIPFISDLLEELPGAAILVTGVEDPDSRAHGADESVHLGELEKVVLAEALLLEAVAATC
- a CDS encoding DUF3043 domain-containing protein, producing the protein MFGRSKTTQTTDAPVEESSTPGAAGQGKGRPTPSRKEAEARNRRPLVPTDRRAAAREERARARAQRELEYQAMRTGDERHMPPRDRGPVRRFIRDHVDSRWNLGELFLPLAAVLLVLQMVLLNTQPEIAFVILVVLYVYVLAAVVDAWFLWRGTKKRVAAKFGPDALPQGATMYTVMRAFQVRPSRLPKPQVKHGQRPS